In Megalobrama amblycephala isolate DHTTF-2021 linkage group LG21, ASM1881202v1, whole genome shotgun sequence, the genomic stretch aatattattaaacaaaaatgaattagaatgattttacTGAAAAAATAAGGTTACGTTACAGGTGTCCGGTCACTTTTGACCGTGAGGACGATGAGTGTGATTCAAAAATAAGGAGCACCAGAGGTTCAATTATTATGTGATCTtcttcaatgctttcagaatctttacttttttaaaataatgttgtttctgtatttttaaaatgaacatattttatgtttattgaacaaaaatgaattattttatttatcaaaataaaaacagaaaatagtacaaactttgctaaagtgaCTGTTTTAAACAAGTAttaaattagacattattaaaaacattattttagctaaagtgTTTGTATCATTACTGTGTGTCTTCTGCCTCATGCTGGTTTTGCTCCGTGTGTCTGTGGGGTAAAAGACCCTCTCACCACCTCATAcagattttaaacaaaataaaccacTTTTAATCTTAATAAACATCTAGCAGCTCCACACAATGTTGTAAGAACTAAATTAAGCAGTAAGTAGATGACGTGAAACTAACTTACTACCTGTAATGATTGTTAGATGTGATCTGATAGGAACTATTTTACACCAAAGAAAGACTCTGTGATTTATAAACACAGGATGAGATCAGCGAATCACACAATCATGATGATTATGACATCATCACATGACACATTCAGAGGTACTGCATCATTCACACATCAgaaatggtgacaatcaaaagcttaatgctgcaatgcatgctgggtgcCAGCAtacaaaactcccagcatgcactgcggCATGAAGCTTTTGATTgtcattgttgagattcatgcgCTGATTCTCAATGCCTGTGTCTGAATGATGCTGTAgttcaaaacttttaaaactagaGATCATCAGATTCTGTTCTGAAGCTCAGTCTTTGTCAGATTTCAGTGAATCACAGAAactttgactttttgtttttaaaattagatCCATAAATGCTGCTAATCAAGAGTTCATCATTTACATGTATTTTAGTGAACACATGATCATTCAAACTGaaacaaacaattattaatttacaaatTCACTGAAACTGTGTAGAATTAGGTtcaatttctagaaaaaaatatataattatgtgAAATTTAGCAAATTGACAAACTTCACTAAAAATAATCAAGTCATTATCCTACAATGGTCTAAAAAATTGTTCTTATTGtgtaaagtgttttttaaaCTTCTTCTAAACtctaattaaataaacttgttgtTTATTGATCTGttgatgtgaaatatgagagtgtgagtgttGCTGTAGTGCTGATATCAGTCATGTGATCATCACGGCCCAATCACAGCCACCGTACTGATATTCAGATCAACAGCACTCTTACTCATGTGATCTGGATTAAATATTGGAAACATGATGAAAGCAGGAAGATCCAGACCTATAGGAGTAACGATCACTGACCGGTAAGATCCTCAGAGAGCCAGAACACCTGAAGAATGGAAAGAGTGTGCGAGTGAaggtgtgtgtgaatgtgtgtagatGTGTGTTAGTTACAGGATCAGAGAACGACACCGTTCCTCTGTCATAGTCCAGATTCACTCTCACACGATCAAGATCCTGATTGACACGAAAACTAGAACCTGGAGCCCATCTGTACTGTCTATATTCCACACTCCAGACATCAGTGTTGAAGAAATCACGTCCCTTCCTCTGTTTTGATGCTGTAGTTACTCCAAGAGTCCACCAGTGACTCTCTTTAACCTCCACATCCCAGcagtgtgttcctgagttaaaaCCCTCTGAACCCAGAACACAGAGAGAACagtcaaatctctctggattatCAGGAAGAGGTTGATCGATCCCGCTGTTTCTCACACTGGTCAGATCATCAGACAGGACGAGATATGGATTCGCAGTGTTTGGATCCAGAATCACAGGAGCTGATGAGACACAATCAACAGATGCTTTTATTGTTCATATAATGATCAAGAGTGACCCAACAcagattattatgaattatgacaCTGTTGATCAAACACATGTTCCTCTGATCACTGTCAGTGCTGTTATTAGTTTCACACTCATTTGATCATCAACTACAAACATTAAATGTGTGATTCAGACATTTGTGTCCATCAATTAAAATCACaataaatcaatgagatctgtTGAGATTTCTGCTGTAGATGAAAAACTGTAAGTGTGTGTCTGATCTTCAGCAGCATCTGATCATCTTCATGTTATCGGCTCTTATAGTCTGTGTtgatttaaatcagtttattcTCACTGTCTGTTGAGTTTCACTAACTGATTATGTTGGATTGAGAAATTATTAGTGGAGCatgtcatttttctttctttctttctttctttctttctttctttctgcagtCAGACTCACAGTTTTGGGCGATGTCCTGCATCGTCTTCAAAACTCTGAACTGCAGGTTGCCCAAGTAACGCGGCACATGAATCAAAGCTCCAGAAGCCATCTGTGGATCCGGCTGTGAGCTCTGGACTCTGGAAGAACATTCAGGAGTCAGAACTGCAGTGGCTTTGGATCAGAACCAGAGAGACCAGAGACAGGAGCAGATCACTCACCTTTCCTTTGAGACTGGAAACtcctgcagaacaaacacaccatTTATCATCAAGAACTCAATCAATGAACCAATGATCAACCAATGATCTGAAATCAGACCTTCAGAAAACGGACGTCATTGGCTTTCATCATCTCCTCCATGTCTTtgattgtgtgtgaaagagctgagatgtgtctgttcatctcctccagcttcttcttcatcatctgcttcttctgctcctcttcctccctcagtgcagtgattgtagcttcttcttcatctctgagaaactgatgaagcTCCTCAAACTGCTGTTTAATCTGACGCTCTGTGTGCTCAGCTTGAGACTGAAATCAAATCACATTCACTTCAATCATCTCAATCGACACACATCAACACTTCACATCATTCATATCAGAGATAAACTCGATACCAACATATAACAGATCCAGAAGCAGATCGCTGCTCGtcatttacagaaataataaaCTGGAAtccattatattaaatatatcagATCATAACTGTATATAGTGATCCTACAGCTGTAATGAAAATGACTCTCGATTCTGTTTCCTCACCTTGATGTGTTGAACTGTTTTCTCAAACTTTCCTTTCATTTCTTCATTGTGTTGAAGTTTCTCTTGTAAGGACTTCAGTGCTGTATTGAGCTCCTCCTAGAATTGAACAGAAACACATAAAACACCAGATTACAGTGAAGAGAAGAAGAGAATACAGTGATATGATCATATAATGCTGTGAAAAAGTATTTGCCCTCATCCTGATTTCTTCTGTTTTTGTGAACTTCTGATACTAAATTGattcagaaattaaaataaaggcAGCCTGAGAAAACACAAAGTACAGTTTGTAAAAGACAATGTCATTTattaaagcaaaacaaaaaggttATCTAATATTATCTGTACCTGCgtgaaaatgtataaatgtattagCAGAAGTTATTGCTGATAAAGGGGGGTCGATTCTcaataccggcaggaaatgaTTGAGGTGCCCTTGGgccttatataattataaaatgttgcattaaAACGGACCTACATTTGATCTTACGATCATTTCTCAGATGTGCGTACATGTGATTCATAGCATAAACGTACACACAGAAAACGAGCATTCgcctctctttcagatgtgaaatctataaatcacaaatgatcttgaacttgtgcacagctgaatggtttcagttctcTGCCTTGTAGAAGACGTATAAgtaatgtcatttacatttaaaaaaaaatcaccagtCATCGTCCAAATCCTTTAATTTAGAATGGCTAGCTGCAAAAAtagcttagatttccaaaaacctGCAGTAATCTGACAAGGAAAAGTGTCTGTTCAGACCCTGATGTGGCACTAAGCACTTTTCCACGTCAAAGatgaatttataaatatgagcgTTGGCGTGGATTTATGCGTATGCACAttctaagatcaaatctgtacgtacgcacgctttataaatgaggccccttgAGCAAGACATtaaacccccaatcactccccgtGCGCCACAGTGAATTGgtttgtagtgtgtgtgttcactactcactgctCTCCTACTCCCTACTTGGCCCTCATGTCACTTTCAATTACATGTGAAACAAGAGTCATTTGTCTTACCTTATATGATGAAACCACTTCACAGATGGGTCTGAATGTGTGACTGAAGTGTTTCTGTAAATTAGTACACCTTAAACACACAGGCTGTTTGTCCTCCAGACAGAAGAGTTTGAGTTTCTTACTGTGTAAACGGCAGATCTCCTCAGAGCCTGATGAACGCGTCTCATTTCTCTCCTTCAGGAACGACTCACATGAGTTTTTTAACACAAGATTAAAAGGAGGACGATCTTTTGAGGATCTTCTCCTGCAGACAGGACACTCCTGAGTTTTCTTGGTTCTCCAGAACTGTTGAAGGCACTTTTTACAGACACTGTGTCTACATGATAAAATAACAGGAGTCTTGAAGATTTCACAGCACACGGGACAAGAAAGATCTTCATTTAGTGAAGCCATTTTCACTGTTTGAGCTCCAGCAATATAAACTTTATTTTCACTTTCTGAACGAcggttttaaaataaatcaccTTGAGAATCACAACGATCTGCTGTCTGTTCAGAAACAAATGTCTCAAAAATCCTTCTTGAAAGTGTTTCTCTTCATTCTCCACTGATCGCTGATTCTTTATTGGTTTTGTCAAGAGAGAAGAGAGTCAGTATGACAGAAAAGAGAAATAATAAGTCAGTCTCTTCCTGGTACATGTTGGAAGAGGGTGGAGTTTATGATCAGGTGTGGTTCAAAGAACAAGATCAGGAATTCTTCAGGGTAAAGTTTGAAGTTATAAAACTTGCATTAAAACTTTAGTATAATGCTATAAACCTTGAATCAAACACTAAAGAACGATGAAAGAAAGCAAATattgacaataaaaaaacaatttcatTTATTGCTCTTTATTTGTACATAGTTTATTTGTTCAAGTATCCAGTAAAAAGACTAATCTGAGTTGTTTAATAAATCCTTCTGTTATTTTGGattcatcatcaccatcattgGACTAAAATGTCACATGTAAATTCACAGTAAATTTTCttgatttgcatttttaataGGTGTGCTGTGTTTTTACAGTACTCTTGTTAATTTACAGGCTTGGTAGAGACCAAAATTGCCAGTAAgatactgtaaattttacagcaTTTGTTTACAATGTGGGTATCAGATTTGTAGGTGGAGTGTTTAAGTACTTAAATAGTTAGTGGTGGTCAACAGTCAAGTACTTCAAATACACTGCCATGCCCAGAGTGAGACAAGACAAAAAAGACAATGTTCATTATTTgaagtaaaaacaacaacaacaaaaaaattccaGTTTTCATGGATAGTGATGAAACAAAaggaatttaaaaatgtaaaagcttTCCATTTTTAAATAGATCTATATTATTCATCAATACATCTTGTTTTGCAGTCATGGTATCTAGTTCAAAACTGATGCTTTGGTTGTATCACgtgatatataatgtaaaaaatatgaattggTGTATTTTTatacctaaactctggaacaatcttcctagcattgtttgggatgcagacacactctgtcagtttaaatctagactaaaaacgcatctctttaacctggcatacacataacacattatcaatttatattttcaaatccgttaaaggattattaggctgcataaattaggtcagccggaaccgggaacacttcctataacaccggATGTACTCGATACATCCTGGTGCTATCAGGATGCACCAGGATGTATCGACTCAGGATGTCCAGCAAAGcctatcaggctttggtggacatcctgagtccaccaaagcctgataggtaccccccttgatactcacaggAATTATATACTCCGGGCGGACGAGACCTGGGGAGAGGGACAGGCCtagagagagaggaggatgagggaagagaaggagagagagaggcagatggaaggggttcgccgacccctggGCACGCCACCATGTGGTCCTCCGCGAGGTGGATGGCCGAGTCTAGCGACGTGGgacggtggcactggacccactcggctgTTCTTCGGGGCAGCCAAGTTATGAACTGCTCCAGCACCACTAGATCGATGACTTGCTCCACGTCGCCTCCCTCGGCCAGGAGCCATTTGCGgcaggagtcccggagctgttgggccatcacgaAGGGCCGGCCGGACTCGCCTAACTCCAGTGAGCGGAACCGTTGGCGATGCTGTTCTGGGGTCCGGCCGACCCGCTGAAGTATGGCCCTCTTCGGGTCGTCgaagaccaggaggttctgtACAGGCAGCTGCTGCGCTGCCACCTGCGACTCACCCGAGAGTAGTGGGATGAGTCGCATGGGCCACTGATCCCGGGGCCAACCTGAAACCTCCGCGGACTTCTCGAAAAGGTCCAGGAAGGCCTCCGGGTCATCCAGCGGGCCCATCTTGTTGAGGGGGAGATGGGTGGGCGCAGCCAGCTGTCCAGTGGTCTCCGTACGAACCTCCCGGTcgatccagctccggaacctctcgcggtcttcctgCTGGACCTGAAGGATGGCCTGGAAACGCCGCTCCTGATCCGAACGGAGGTCCAGCAGGGCTTGATGTTGGTCTTGGTGTAAGACCGCGAGGGATGATATGATGTCCGCAAACGGCACGGCGGAGGGCGTTTGCATGGCGGCGGCTCCcttcttccttcccgggtttcggcaccagtgtagtaATGTTCAAAGTTCgtggggaaggaagaggacaaggGTCGGCttttgactgctgactgagctttatttaGTGTATATGAAAAATGTCCAACAAAAGTCTGTGCACCACACAACAAcgaaaataaacaatccacaacagggcttcactccagaacggtataaacaatccacaatagggcttctctccagtgctgTTGTCGTGCTCAgtgtctcagtcagcagtccctctctctctcgcacactcctgcttctcctggcgttttatcctgtctccgcgccaattactggaatgagaaacaggtgttcataatttacatttaacacACTCGCTTACCACGCGTCTCCCGACACTCTCTCcagttgcagacctcgctgaaccacacCCCCTCGCCAcacctggtttctcccaaggattttttctcctttttaacacctgtttgccacctgatgtcacctgttggagtttgggttccttgctgttgtcgcctttggcttgcttagttggggacacttgacatttgacttgacatttgattttcaacagtgctttgatctgcctgcattgacactattctttaagagctgctgtgcagccagagttatataccagttatcactgtaaagctgctttgacacaatctgcattgtaaaaagtgctatataaataaaggtgacttgacttgacttttatGGTTGATGTTACTATTTCTTATGGTATGATTGCCAATCGGGCACTGACTCAGGCATAGTCGTTCAGGGGTCCTTGCAGGGGAGCTTTTGAGAACGCAGGCAAAGAACgtcaaagccactggaaggcaagcccaAGTAGTACTCGCTGCAGAGCATAATGacctccagctccacctctctgGAGCTCAAGGGTGGAGCTTAACCTGTTGAATGGGTGGAGAGATAgggttatgggtagggttagggtgtgGTTGGGGGATGCAGCTCCACCCATCATGCCCAAATGGGCTGAATGGCGATGTATAATCTctgtattttgtacatttttctatttgaactaaaaaaaaaagtaataatctgtatttatttttaaaaaatatatatatttcacatcctgcccaatattTTCCTACAAACAATGTTCATACTGAAGGCTATGAAAACAAACACGAATGTAACCTTGTAGTCTATGTtatattatgtgcaaaaaaaggGGGTCATATTACATGAGGCCTACATTCTAACTTTGTGACAGTACAATCTccccccttctggtctatgtatccccgcctctgctgaattatttttcGTCCCCCGTCCTCTTCGCACGCCCGGAGCAGCGTCCCTCAGCGGAAGCGAGTGACCTCGTCTCCTTTGGCGGCTCGGAGGATGAGCAGCTTGACGACTCCATGTCGCCCGCTGCATCTGAACTGGAGGAGTGGGCCGGCGAGGAGGAGCCCGCCCCCCTGCCGTcgctggagcccattgactccAGGCCAGGAACCGACGCCGAATTACTCCGCGTCCTCTCCAAGGCCGTCGAGGAGCTCGACCTGGAATGGGCTACACCTGAAGAGCCGACGCACAGTAGGCTAGATGAGTGGTTTCTGCCGGGGCCCCGCCAGACCCCTCGCCAGCAATCTGCGCCCTTCTTCCCTGAGGTACATGCGGAGCTgacgaagtcgtggcgcgctcCCTACTCCGCCCGCCTTCGCATCTCTTCACCCGCAGCTCTCACCTTGGTTGACGGCTCACAGGAGAAGGGCTACGAGCAGTTGCCGCTGCTAGACGAGGCCGTGGCCGCTCACCTCTGCCCGCCCGCAGCCGTAGGCTGGAAGAGCAAGAGGACCCTTCCCTTCAAGCCCTGCCGTACGACCTCCGCCATCGCTGGCCGAGCGTACTCCTCAGCAGGGCAAGCTGCGTCAGCTCTACACACCATGGCCATCTTCCAggtcttccaggccaaactcctccgtACCCTGGACGAGCCTGGAATCGACGCGCCGGCCTTCCATGTCCTACGCAGCGCCACTGACCTGGCCCTGCGCGCCACGAAGACCACGGCCCAGGCCATAGGGAGGTCCATGGCCAATTTGGTTGTTTTAGAGCGCCATCTCTGGCTCAACCTCACGGAGATTAAGGATGCAGACAAGATGGCCTTCCTGGACGCCCCTGTCTCACCCTCAGGTCTCTTCTGGCCAGCTGTGGAGGGATTCACTGAGCGcttctccgctgcacagaaaTCGTCCCAAGCTATGCGACATTTCTTGCCAAAGCGCTCCAGCTCTTCATCTGCTGCAAGTCGGTCCAAACCTGCGCCGACCCAGCTCCAGAGCAAACCAGCCCCCTCCGCATCTCTAGCAGCGCCACCCAAGGAGCAGCACCAGCGAGCCCGCCCTGCGAAGCGCTCCACACTCCCGAGACGCCAGGGTCCCCGGCCCAAGATAGTGCTGGACCCGACGCCTCCGGCGTCTTCCTGATCTACGAGGAAGAAAGAGGATGGGGTTAAGTCTCGCcacggccggaccaccccaaaagctctctCGCATGCATTCCCCGCCACCTCGCCTAGACCCAGGTGTTGGGAATCATCGGGTTACGTGCCCTGGGCCCACAGATGTTGCGCCCACACAAACCGCCGTTTTAATGGCGAAcccaatatttttaaatttccaaaaagagagcaaatttcctcatCCTGTAACGACGGTACAAAGACCCCTACACAGCGGTCTGTCACCGGACGCTATCCAGCCACTGGTCACACGGGTAGAGGCCTGGCAAGCCATCACAGGCGTGTCACAGTGGGTCATAGGGACCATATCCCGCGGCTATTCTCTGCAGTTCACCCGAAGGCCCCCGCGCTTCAGCGGTGTGGTCACCACTTCAGTCAAAATGGACGACGCGCATGTCCTCCGTACAGAAGTGATGTCTCTGCTACAGAAGGGAGGCATAGAAATTGCTCCCCCAGCAGAAAGAGAGTCGGGCTTCTACAGCCGCTACTTTGTTGTCCCAAagaaagatggcggtctcagacccatcttagacctCAGGCTTCTAaacctctccctcatgagacggaagttcagaATGCTAACGTTGAAGCAGATCCTCGTGCAGATCCAccccgaggactggttcttctcactggacctgaaagacgcatactttcacatccagatagccccccaccacagacgattcttgagattcgccttcgagggtgtggcatatcaatacaaggtcctgcccttcgggctgtctctaGCTCCCCGCAcgtttaccaagtgcatgaactcGGCGCTTCTCCCTCTAAGAGAGATGGGGATCCGAGTTTTAAATTACCTCGACGATTGTCTCATACTGGCCCAGTCTCGTACCGAGCTAGAACACCACAGATCAGTGCTCCTCAGCCACCTTCAGTGCCTGGGACTCAGGGTCAATTTTGCCAAGAGCTCGTGCTCCCCAGCCAACGTATCACGTTCCTGGGCGCAGTCTTCGATTCAGTCCATATGAGGGCTGTAATCtctccagagcgcgctctgacgATTCAGAAGCTCTCGGCATCGATCAGGAACAATGTCCGTTACCCTCTGAAGTTcttccagaggatgctaggaCTGATGGCTTTCGCCTCCCCGGTACTGCAGTTCGGCCTCCTCCAAATGCGACCTCTGCAATACTGGCTGAAACTCAGGGTTCCACTGCATGCTTGGCAGAATGGCCGCTTCTTAGtcagggtcaatcaggcctgtgtCACAGCTCTGAGACCTTGGACAGACCCCAGCTGGTTCAAGCGTGGAGTTCCCCTTCAGGCGGTGTCAAGAAGGAAGGTGCTCTCGACGGACGCTTCCAACACGGGTTGGGGAGCCGTTttcgagggcagaccggccttcggctcgtggaaCCACGAGCagagccatctgcacatcaactgcctcgagatgctgGCAGTGGAATACACCCTGGCCGCGTTCCAGAAGTTCCTGAAAGGACCCCACGTCCTGGTCCAATCGGACAGTATGATGGTCGTGTCATATATAAACCACCAGGGAGGCCTATTGTCCAGCCGCCTTTGTGCCCTGACAAAGCGCCTCCTCGAATGGGCAGCGCCCAGGCTACGGTCGCTCAGAGCAACCCACATATCTGGGAAAACGAATTTGGGGGCAGACATGCTgtctcggagcaatgtcccctcggacgagtggatgctccatccCCAGACGGTTCAGAAAATATGGGAAatcttcgggaaggcagaggtagacctcttcgcctcagaagacactTCTCACTGCCCAACCTTCTTTTCAAAGGAAAGGGATGCGCTGGCCCACGAATGGCCCAGGCTCCTCCTTTATGCCTTTCCCCCGATCGCGATGATTCCTTGCGTCATCAGACGGATCAGGGAAGACAAACACAGAGTCCTCTTGGTGGCCCCACTCTGGAGGACCCAAATCtggtcctcggagctgttcaggctctccACAAGAGCCCCATGGCCAATCCCCCTGAGACgagacctcctctctcaggcgaaaaGGACAATCTGGCACTCCCAGCCTGAGCTGTGCGCTCTGCACCtgtggtccctcgatgggagccggtAGATCTCCCCGGGAACATTCTGCACACCATTTCTCAAGCTAGAGCTCCGTCTACCAGGCGTCTCTATGCTCAAAAGTGGTCAGTCTTCGTTGACTGGTGCTCAACGCGCAGCGTCTACCCTGTGGAGAGTGACATATCTCAGATATTGTCTTTCCTCTAAGAGCGGCTGGACAGTGGTCTCACCCCTTCCACGCTCAAGGTTTATGTTGCAGCCATTGGAGCGTTCCACGCCCCTATCGCTGGCCAGACGGTGGGAAGAAACGGCCTCATTGTCCGTTTCTTAAGAGGTGCTAGGCGTCTTAACCCTCCTAGACCACTTACCgttccctcttgggacctctcCACTGTCCTTGCAGCCCTCAAGGGCCCGCCCTTTGAGCCGCTGCAGTCAGCTGATCTCCGGCCCTTGacgctcaaaaccgctctgctactcgCACTGGCATCGGTTAAGCGCGCCGGCGacctgcaggccctctctgtgagccctgcatgccttgaattcgggcccaacgactctaaggtcgttctgaaacccaggcatggctatgtccccaaggtgctctcgaccccgttcagagcacaggtAATTTCCCTCTCGGCGCTACCTCCTTCTCTGGACGAGCGAGAGGTGCATTTGCTCTGCCCCGTCAGGGCATTGAGAATCTATATTGAGTGTTCCGAACCGTTCAGGCAGTCGGACCAGCTTTTTGTCTGCTTTGGAGGCCGCACCAAGGGGTCcccggtctcaaagcaacgccTCTCGCGTTGGATAGTTGACGCAATTGCTCTATgctactcctctatgggcctggACTGCCCCATAAGAGtaagagcccactccactagaggcaTGGCCTCATCCTGGGTGTGGTCTAGTGGTATTTCtctcaaagacatctgtgacgcggccggctggtcctcgccgtccacttttgtcaggttttacaaCTTGGACATCCCGACCTTACAtgctcgggtcctctcggtgtGATACGACGGCCTCCTCGAGCTCCGTCGCCACGCCTCCTCAGGGGTTTTCCTGCTCCTGTACTTAGGGTTCGACGGCCTTGGCCCCTCACATATCTATGAAACCCAGGCATGGCTTCCTCAAGGCTCGGGTCCCGCTTCTGCTGAGGCAGGGCGGCGCCTTATGTCTTGGGGTTTGCAGATGGATGTAacagaggggttagagacgggccCAGCCTTATCTCTGCCCTCACCTGTTGCATCTGGAAGTGTATCTATCCGGAGGCAGGAAGCACGCGTTGCGGTTTCTTCCGCTCCAGTGGATACGGTCACGTTAATGGCGTCTAGTTCTAAGGAGCTAGATGTTGTTAGCGTGGCCACGGGGGAGTCTGAAGATCCGCCACTTCAGTCTCCCGCCAGCGAGGAGCTTATGGAGGTGCTTTCTCGTGCTGTCGCTAAGTTAAACATCGACTGGCCAGCCGAAAAGCAAGAGCAGACCGTGAAAAGTAAACTGGATGAACGCTTTCTGCCATCTCGGTCTGCTCAGCCTCCACGTCGGGCATTACCCTTCTTTCCAGAtctccacactgaggtgtcgAGATCCTGGAAGAAGCCGGTATCTACCCGTGTTTACACACCTCAGACCTCCATATACAGCAATGTGGCAGGAATGAGGAAACACGGGTATGGGGCGATGCCAAGAGCggaagagacgcttgcgagccATCTCTCCCTGCAGGCGGCATCGTCCCTTAAAGCCCAGACGTTGCC encodes the following:
- the LOC125256208 gene encoding nuclear factor 7, ovary-like isoform X1, whose protein sequence is MASLNEDLSCPVCCEIFKTPVILSCRHSVCKKCLQQFWRTKKTQECPVCRRRSSKDRPPFNLVLKNSCESFLKERNETRSSGSEEICRLHSKKLKLFCLEDKQPVCLRCTNLQKHFSHTFRPICEVVSSYKEELNTALKSLQEKLQHNEEMKGKFEKTVQHIKSQAEHTERQIKQQFEELHQFLRDEEEATITALREEEEQKKQMMKKKLEEMNRHISALSHTIKDMEEMMKANDVRFLKEFPVSKERVQSSQPDPQMASGALIHVPRYLGNLQFRVLKTMQDIAQNSPVILDPNTANPYLVLSDDLTSVRNSGIDQPLPDNPERFDCSLCVLGSEGFNSGTHCWDVEVKESHWWTLGVTTASKQRKGRDFFNTDVWSVEYRQYRWAPGSSFRVNQDLDRVRVNLDYDRGTVSFSDPVTNTHLHTFTHTFTRTLFPFFRCSGSLRILPVSDRYSYRSGSSCFHHVSNI
- the LOC125256208 gene encoding nuclear factor 7, ovary-like isoform X2, which translates into the protein MASLNVSAEELSCPMCCEIFKTPVILSCSHSVCKECLQQFWRTKKTQECPVCRRRSSKERPPINLVLKNLCESFQMERRSEEICSLHSEKLKLFCLEDKQPACLVCINSQKHISHTFRPICEVVSSYKEELNTALKSLQEKLQHNEEMKGKFEKTVQHIKSQAEHTERQIKQQFEELHQFLRDEEEATITALREEEEQKKQMMKKKLEEMNRHISALSHTIKDMEEMMKANDVRFLKEFPVSKERVQSSQPDPQMASGALIHVPRYLGNLQFRVLKTMQDIAQNSPVILDPNTANPYLVLSDDLTSVRNSGIDQPLPDNPERFDCSLCVLGSEGFNSGTHCWDVEVKESHWWTLGVTTASKQRKGRDFFNTDVWSVEYRQYRWAPGSSFRVNQDLDRVRVNLDYDRGTVSFSDPVTNTHLHTFTHTFTRTLFPFFRCSGSLRILPVSDRYSYRSGSSCFHHVSNI